The genomic DNA CTGGGAATGGCACGACCGGCTGGGTTCGATCGCGCGCGAGTTCGGTCTGTCGGCCGAGCGGCTAAGGAGCGCGGTGTAACAACGACACGCAGACGGCAAAAACGGGCGCCCCAAAAGCAAAACGGCGATGTGGCTTCTTTCGAAGCTCACACCGCCGTTCGGCGTGCGTAAAAAGCGTGCTTAGTGCAGCTTTTTCGGGAGCATCTGGCTGCGCAGACGCTTGTGGAGGCGCTTAACAGCTGCAGCCTTCTTGCGTTTGCGAGCCGTGGTCGGCTTTTCGTACGATTGACGCTCACGCAGTTCAGCGATCAGGCCATTCTTTTCGATTGCGCGACGAAAGCGGCGAATTGCCACTTCGAACGGCTCGTTTTCCTTCAGAAGAATCGTCGTCATGTAATTCCTAACTCAATCACTAGATACGGGTTTAATTGCATGGCGGTAACCGCTCAGGTCACCAGTCACGCGCCGGCCCTCCGGTCGCTCCGATTCATGGCCAGTAACAGGCAAACGCAGAGCTGATAGACAACCCCGGCCAAACCACGAATGAAGCGAGAGGCAAAGCGGCCACGGAGGCCGGAAAAGAGAGGTGGGGAGTTCACCGCGGAACGCGGACAGACGTAGTGCAAAAGCCGCGTCTGTTGCCGTTTCGCCAACCTTTCATCAATGAAAAACACTGACGAAACAGGCAAAGATCTCAATTCACTCCCGATGATATCAGGAAACTCTCCATCGTACCAGGGGGTTACCAATTGCGCCAGGCTTTTCCCTAACCTTGGCCGCCCCCGCGTCAGCGGCCGAGAGGCCCGCCCCATCAGGCGCTCGCGTCATCCAGCTCACGGAT from Paraburkholderia sp. HP33-1 includes the following:
- the rpsU gene encoding 30S ribosomal protein S21 translates to MTTILLKENEPFEVAIRRFRRAIEKNGLIAELRERQSYEKPTTARKRKKAAAVKRLHKRLRSQMLPKKLH